The proteins below are encoded in one region of Bacteroides uniformis:
- a CDS encoding DUF6377 domain-containing protein produces MMRILILIIMLLPCSLGMYASAIDSLLSVLDKTIVMRRQYEEEKERYISLIKDELKQGRLTDMERYLIQNRLFAEYNSYISDSALHYINENILIATRLNNRQWINSSILNKVHILNTSGLFVEAMELLKSLPRNTLEGENIVDYYVCFENLYLYQAEYATDRNYVNNYLRIANLYRDSIISLVPEDTYRYVVVHAPQLIDQGKSQEAICLLKNFLPRLKSNTREYAVATSILAFAYHVVGNKQKEMEARISSAIADIRAVVKENYSLCALAELLYGMGDLERANHYIKISMEDANYYTTRLRSSQNSKMLPLIDRAYQQEKEIQQQRQRMFITGICILSVFLLLTVLCVLWQMKKLSYARKKVVAANSQLSILNSELKKLNKSQHEANERLLHTNQTLTEANHIKEEYLGRFLSLSSSYISKMEEYRRILNKQAAAGKLEELYRTLKSDRFINQELKEFYHNFDVSFLKIFPNFVEEFNRLLPVEEQLHPKNEELLVTELRIFALIRLGITDSARIAEFLRYSITTIYTYRSKLKNKSLCKEDFEERVMKITSF; encoded by the coding sequence ATGATGCGTATCTTGATTTTAATAATAATGCTGTTGCCATGTTCGCTTGGTATGTATGCATCTGCAATAGATAGCCTTTTGTCTGTTCTGGATAAGACTATCGTGATGCGTAGACAATACGAGGAAGAAAAAGAACGGTATATTTCTTTGATAAAGGATGAGTTGAAGCAAGGGAGGCTTACTGACATGGAGCGTTATCTGATACAAAATCGTCTTTTTGCCGAATATAATTCTTATATTAGTGATTCTGCATTACATTATATAAATGAAAATATTCTTATTGCCACACGGCTAAATAATAGGCAATGGATAAATAGTTCTATATTAAATAAAGTACATATTCTAAATACTTCGGGCCTTTTTGTTGAAGCAATGGAATTGCTGAAATCGCTTCCTCGTAACACGTTGGAGGGTGAAAATATAGTGGACTATTATGTATGTTTTGAAAACCTATATCTCTATCAGGCAGAGTACGCCACTGATCGGAACTACGTGAACAATTATCTTCGGATAGCAAATTTGTATAGGGATTCTATAATCAGCCTAGTACCGGAAGATACTTATAGATATGTAGTCGTGCATGCACCTCAGCTCATTGACCAGGGAAAAAGTCAGGAGGCTATATGTTTATTGAAGAATTTTTTACCTCGGTTGAAATCCAATACGCGTGAGTATGCAGTAGCTACTTCAATTCTGGCTTTTGCTTATCATGTCGTGGGGAACAAGCAGAAAGAAATGGAAGCACGTATTAGCAGTGCCATTGCTGACATTAGGGCAGTGGTGAAAGAAAATTATTCTTTGTGCGCATTAGCGGAATTACTTTATGGAATGGGCGATTTGGAACGTGCTAATCACTATATCAAGATTAGTATGGAAGATGCTAATTATTATACTACTCGGTTGCGTAGTTCGCAGAATTCCAAGATGCTTCCGCTCATAGATCGTGCTTATCAGCAAGAAAAGGAAATACAGCAACAGCGGCAGAGAATGTTTATTACAGGCATATGTATCCTTTCTGTTTTCCTTCTATTGACAGTACTGTGTGTGCTATGGCAAATGAAAAAATTGTCTTATGCCCGTAAAAAAGTTGTTGCTGCCAATTCCCAATTGAGTATATTGAATAGTGAATTGAAGAAGCTGAACAAGTCTCAACATGAGGCTAATGAACGATTATTGCATACTAATCAGACTCTTACGGAAGCCAATCATATTAAGGAAGAGTATTTGGGACGTTTCCTCAGTTTAAGTTCCTCTTATATAAGTAAGATGGAAGAATATCGCCGCATATTGAACAAGCAGGCTGCTGCCGGTAAACTTGAGGAGTTATATCGTACATTGAAGTCCGACCGTTTCATAAATCAAGAGTTGAAAGAGTTCTATCACAATTTCGATGTATCTTTTCTTAAGATATTCCCTAACTTTGTAGAAGAATTTAATCGTTTGTTGCCAGTTGAAGAACAATTGCATCCTAAAAATGAAGAATTGCTTGTTACCGAACTGCGCATATTTGCACTGATTCGTTTAGGTATTACAGACAGTGCGCGTATTGCAGAATTTTTGCGTTATTCCATAACTACCATCTATACTTATCGTTCCAAGCTAAAAAACAAGTCTCTTTGTAAAGAGGACTTTGAAGAACGAGTGATGAAAATAACTTCTTTTTGA
- a CDS encoding glycoside hydrolase family 9 protein gives MRKTLLFLYLLSLGSIAAYGQTRLTQDPKLERQLHESGLIHQPLPLDIENSFETNGWKKEVLQSAPLTRSAGTEGWSHSGAGSMSFSTEKTVSGKGSIKLQFSTFTGKRATGSPSDPDYATYGNSSVTYHLDGANLEKYNRIVFSIYPDCDGARIVNMNLTFRNADTPAKKGYNQPSGSHLINLINKEWNQCFLEIDEYQRDKVMSITFSTALKGKDRTTGDSAIYYLDNLQLQTVKAPEKVSGWIPADGKISYSTTGYAVNHPKTALINTNLTIDAGKRFQLLTTDGKVAYEGDIRKEKTTLGEFGLIDFTSFNNPGEYQLKVGTSLTPTFRIGERLWEDSQWKVLNFIFCQRCGHPVPGKHASCHADLMSRHDGRSISYSGGWHDAGDLSQQTLQTGDVAFALLEAYNKQRNTNPTLAARLREEAEWGVEFMLKNRYGDGYRASSMGLLIWQDGVFNTLDDISSVRVQNMAFDNFLYAGYEAYASMTLDNDPMQQEYLLRVAEEDFAFAMEKFKKDGFDQFVQPYEHSYNTSKSQYMATISWSASQLYKLTGKPSYADIAAEYIRYTLDCQRTEPLKDKDGTRGFFYRDKSRKSIVHYIHQSREQVYMQAMVMLCETQKEHPDYPKWVNSIQLYGDYLKGMMKYTHPYGMIPSGVYHAEEYKDTTNFYALHLFPPANAKELYTEQIKRGVQLDKEHYMKRFPVWFNIFNGNTAIHLSNGKSAAICGNFLKDKELLNIGLEQLYWTVGKNPFGQSLIYGEGHNYPQLNTFSSGEMTGEMPVGIRTLGNDDVPYWPQTNNACYKEVWVTSAGKWLSLTAEY, from the coding sequence ATGAGAAAGACATTATTATTTTTATACCTTTTATCTCTCGGCAGTATTGCCGCATACGGTCAGACACGTCTGACCCAAGACCCCAAACTGGAACGACAACTCCACGAAAGCGGACTGATACATCAACCCCTCCCCCTGGATATTGAAAACTCTTTCGAAACCAACGGATGGAAAAAGGAGGTCTTGCAAAGCGCTCCTCTCACCCGCTCGGCAGGTACAGAGGGATGGAGTCATTCCGGCGCAGGAAGCATGTCCTTCAGTACGGAAAAGACCGTTTCCGGCAAAGGCAGCATCAAACTGCAATTCTCCACATTCACCGGGAAAAGGGCGACCGGCTCTCCTTCCGACCCAGACTATGCCACCTACGGAAACAGCAGTGTTACCTATCATCTGGACGGCGCCAATCTGGAGAAGTACAACCGCATCGTATTCTCCATCTATCCCGATTGCGACGGCGCGCGCATCGTCAACATGAACCTCACGTTTCGCAATGCAGATACTCCTGCCAAGAAAGGATATAATCAGCCTTCGGGTTCACACCTCATTAACCTTATTAATAAGGAGTGGAACCAATGCTTCCTCGAAATAGACGAGTATCAGCGCGACAAGGTGATGTCCATCACCTTCAGCACAGCCCTCAAAGGCAAAGACCGGACAACAGGAGATTCAGCTATCTACTACCTGGACAATCTACAACTGCAAACGGTGAAAGCCCCTGAGAAAGTCAGCGGATGGATACCTGCCGATGGAAAAATCTCCTACTCGACAACCGGCTATGCCGTCAACCACCCCAAAACCGCCCTCATCAACACAAACCTCACCATAGACGCCGGAAAGCGCTTCCAACTGCTTACCACGGACGGAAAAGTGGCTTACGAAGGAGACATCCGAAAAGAGAAAACCACTCTCGGAGAATTTGGCCTTATTGATTTCACCTCCTTCAATAATCCCGGAGAGTATCAGCTGAAGGTCGGAACATCGCTAACTCCCACCTTTCGGATTGGAGAACGGCTTTGGGAAGATTCACAATGGAAAGTGCTGAATTTCATCTTTTGCCAACGCTGCGGGCATCCAGTTCCCGGCAAGCATGCCTCCTGCCATGCAGACCTGATGTCCCGGCATGACGGACGCAGTATCTCCTACTCCGGTGGATGGCACGATGCGGGCGACTTGTCCCAGCAGACCCTGCAGACGGGAGATGTGGCTTTCGCCCTGCTCGAAGCCTATAATAAACAAAGAAACACCAACCCCACCCTCGCCGCCCGCCTGCGCGAAGAAGCGGAATGGGGAGTGGAGTTTATGCTAAAGAACCGCTATGGAGACGGCTACCGCGCCAGCAGCATGGGATTGCTAATCTGGCAGGATGGTGTATTCAACACACTGGACGACATATCTTCTGTACGCGTGCAGAACATGGCATTCGACAATTTCCTCTATGCCGGATATGAGGCGTATGCCTCCATGACGCTGGACAACGACCCGATGCAGCAGGAATATCTTCTGCGCGTGGCCGAAGAAGATTTCGCTTTCGCCATGGAGAAATTCAAAAAAGACGGTTTCGACCAGTTCGTCCAGCCTTACGAACACAGTTACAACACTTCGAAAAGTCAGTATATGGCTACCATCTCCTGGTCGGCAAGCCAATTATACAAGCTGACCGGAAAACCTTCTTATGCGGACATCGCCGCCGAATACATCCGCTACACCCTCGACTGCCAGCGCACGGAACCGCTGAAAGACAAAGACGGGACACGCGGATTCTTCTACCGGGACAAATCCCGCAAATCCATCGTACATTACATACACCAGTCGCGCGAGCAGGTCTATATGCAGGCTATGGTGATGCTTTGCGAAACCCAGAAGGAGCACCCCGATTACCCTAAATGGGTGAATTCCATACAACTATATGGAGACTATCTGAAAGGAATGATGAAATATACCCATCCCTACGGTATGATTCCAAGCGGTGTTTACCATGCAGAGGAATATAAGGATACCACCAACTTCTACGCCCTCCATCTGTTTCCACCTGCCAATGCCAAGGAACTGTACACGGAACAGATTAAACGAGGAGTACAACTGGACAAAGAGCACTACATGAAACGCTTCCCCGTGTGGTTCAACATTTTCAACGGCAATACCGCCATCCATCTTTCCAACGGAAAGTCCGCCGCCATCTGCGGAAACTTCCTGAAGGACAAGGAACTGCTCAACATCGGTCTGGAACAGTTGTACTGGACCGTAGGCAAGAATCCTTTCGGACAATCCTTGATTTATGGAGAAGGACACAACTATCCGCAACTGAATACCTTCTCTTCGGGAGAAATGACAGGAGAGATGCCCGTTGGTATCCGTACCCTGGGTAACGACGATGTCCCCTATTGGCCGCAAACCAACAATGCCTGTTATAAAGAGGTATGGGTTACCTCGGCAGGCAAATGGCTGTCTCTGACTGCGGAATATTAG
- a CDS encoding ThuA domain-containing protein produces MKHLLILLFTACTLLTYAQVPEGYPANYAKAPRFKALIYYTQHAEEAHVQFAEQATTFFKKLNYGDGFVLDITTDFSKYPYEKLKEYNVIIMLNTSPNTKAERDAFEQYMENGGGWVGFHAAAYNDKNTHWPWFVKFLGGGVFYCNNWPPQPVLVEVDNEEHPVTKNLPASFVAPASEWYQWTPSPRQNKDVEVLLSLSPKNYPLGIKDVVNFGDFPIVWSNKNYRMIYLNMGHGDEEFIDGTQNLLLVNAFRWVVSKDKSGNPFLK; encoded by the coding sequence ATGAAACATCTGCTTATTTTATTGTTTACGGCTTGCACCTTGCTGACGTACGCACAAGTCCCCGAAGGTTATCCGGCAAACTATGCCAAAGCTCCTCGCTTCAAGGCCTTGATTTATTACACGCAACATGCGGAAGAAGCACACGTACAATTTGCAGAACAAGCAACCACTTTCTTCAAGAAGCTCAATTACGGTGACGGCTTTGTTCTGGATATTACTACCGATTTTTCAAAATACCCATACGAGAAACTGAAAGAATACAATGTCATTATCATGCTTAACACATCCCCCAACACCAAGGCCGAACGCGATGCTTTTGAGCAATATATGGAAAACGGAGGCGGTTGGGTAGGTTTCCACGCAGCTGCCTACAACGACAAAAACACGCATTGGCCCTGGTTCGTTAAGTTTCTTGGTGGTGGGGTGTTCTATTGCAACAACTGGCCTCCCCAGCCGGTATTGGTCGAAGTCGACAACGAAGAACATCCCGTTACCAAGAATCTGCCTGCATCATTCGTGGCTCCCGCCAGCGAATGGTACCAATGGACTCCCAGCCCCCGCCAGAATAAGGACGTAGAAGTACTCTTGTCCCTATCGCCCAAGAACTATCCACTGGGTATCAAGGATGTAGTGAATTTTGGCGACTTCCCCATCGTATGGTCCAACAAGAATTACAGAATGATTTACCTGAATATGGGGCATGGTGACGAAGAGTTTATCGACGGTACACAGAACCTGCTATTAGTTAATGCTTTCCGCTGGGTAGTGAGCAAAGACAAAAGCGGCAACCCGTTCCTCAAATAA
- a CDS encoding RagB/SusD family nutrient uptake outer membrane protein, with protein MNKILKVLALGAMALSTTACSDFLEVNPRTQVSETEFYKTEDDMMKGLYAVMNEMQTRMPEVWSYSSLLGDESETGGGIGEGSYKTKWDTFTYDATSCFGAWGYGSWWNEWDFGLFNGVIAANLLIDKLAGCNLSADFVNSISAEARFYRAIFYYHLFMGYEQFPLIKHYLAASEMYSVAKGTREEIYEFMMGDLDDEVTKYLPQRSATQQGRVCRDAAKLLRAKIILFHRDETKYQVALNDMKEIITSGRYRLNPDYQNLWVKDGEWCAESIFEVCYAGNNSGEGFGLARSLGGRNIVDPRSAEQGGLGEGYGQNTMPSTVYNMFKEGDTRREGTVIVYADEAKKVAEMVAKGELPAGSAFQVSDQQENYEGLGHYKIHPRKETTSTVNPTDNYYNSWRIYRYADVLLLAVELDVRINGTASADAQGWFDQVRDRAFKDKEHRINLAGKSKQELLDILFEERGYEFMDEMQRWFDILRFDKGTEILGNKGWTEKFRYFPIDQSEMDRAKGGLTQNPGWL; from the coding sequence ATGAATAAGATATTAAAGGTATTGGCTTTGGGTGCGATGGCTTTGTCGACCACAGCTTGTTCAGATTTTCTGGAAGTGAATCCGAGAACTCAGGTGTCAGAAACCGAATTCTATAAGACGGAAGACGATATGATGAAGGGCTTGTATGCCGTGATGAATGAAATGCAGACCCGTATGCCGGAGGTTTGGTCTTACTCTTCTTTGCTGGGTGATGAGTCCGAAACCGGTGGTGGTATCGGTGAGGGGTCTTACAAGACGAAATGGGATACTTTTACCTATGACGCGACTTCTTGTTTCGGTGCATGGGGATATGGTTCTTGGTGGAATGAGTGGGATTTTGGCTTGTTCAATGGAGTCATTGCTGCCAATCTGTTGATTGACAAATTGGCCGGATGCAACCTCAGTGCAGACTTTGTCAATTCCATTTCTGCCGAAGCGCGCTTTTACCGTGCCATTTTCTATTACCATCTGTTTATGGGGTATGAGCAATTCCCGCTTATCAAACATTATCTGGCAGCCAGTGAAATGTATAGCGTTGCCAAAGGAACCCGTGAAGAAATTTATGAGTTTATGATGGGTGACTTGGATGACGAAGTGACTAAGTATCTGCCCCAGCGCAGTGCTACACAGCAGGGACGCGTTTGCCGGGATGCTGCCAAGCTGCTTCGTGCCAAAATTATTTTGTTCCATCGTGATGAGACTAAATATCAGGTGGCATTGAATGACATGAAAGAAATAATCACCAGTGGAAGATACCGGTTGAACCCTGATTATCAAAACTTATGGGTGAAAGACGGAGAATGGTGTGCGGAATCTATCTTTGAGGTATGTTATGCCGGCAATAACTCCGGTGAAGGGTTTGGTCTTGCACGTTCTTTGGGTGGTCGTAACATTGTTGACCCGAGAAGTGCCGAGCAGGGCGGCTTGGGCGAAGGTTATGGGCAGAATACCATGCCGAGTACTGTTTACAACATGTTTAAGGAAGGTGATACGCGCCGTGAGGGAACAGTCATTGTCTATGCGGACGAGGCTAAAAAAGTGGCAGAAATGGTGGCCAAAGGTGAACTACCGGCAGGAAGTGCTTTCCAAGTCAGTGACCAGCAGGAAAATTACGAGGGTCTGGGGCACTATAAGATTCATCCGAGAAAGGAGACGACGTCTACGGTGAATCCTACGGATAACTATTATAACTCTTGGCGTATTTACCGTTATGCCGATGTTTTGCTGCTGGCTGTGGAGCTTGATGTACGCATCAACGGAACTGCCAGTGCCGATGCGCAAGGCTGGTTCGACCAGGTCAGAGACCGCGCTTTCAAAGACAAAGAGCATCGTATCAACTTGGCCGGAAAGAGCAAACAGGAGCTGTTGGATATTCTTTTTGAAGAGCGTGGGTATGAGTTTATGGATGAAATGCAGCGTTGGTTTGATATTCTGCGTTTCGATAAAGGAACAGAGATTTTAGGTAACAAAGGTTGGACGGAGAAGTTCAGATACTTTCCAATTGACCAGTCGGAAATGGATAGAGCTAAAGGTGGCTTGACACAGAACCCTGGCTGGTTATAA